In a single window of the Streptomyces sp. NBC_00353 genome:
- a CDS encoding ISAzo13-like element transposase-related protein, translating to MCGQPAPRLTALCCRPRNERQHRPAPATGERLLGHGDAQTAAHAAAVERGGGRKPAEEPIRRSRASRRSAGEGVKASASGPARTLEGQQHPDRNTQLRSIDEQVTQRRADREPAVSSDAQKKEPLRQLPGPERQATDGATGNISTQRLSGTWRTSPSK from the coding sequence ATGTGCGGTCAACCGGCCCCGCGCTTGACGGCGTTGTGCTGCCGCCCTCGCAACGAGCGGCAGCATCGGCCGGCGCCGGCGACCGGGGAGCGACTGCTGGGGCACGGCGACGCGCAAACCGCTGCTCATGCCGCCGCGGTTGAGCGGGGCGGGGGCCGCAAGCCCGCCGAGGAACCGATCCGCCGGAGCCGCGCGTCCCGACGGTCAGCCGGCGAAGGGGTTAAGGCTTCAGCCTCAGGCCCGGCCAGGACCCTGGAAGGCCAGCAGCACCCGGACCGCAACACCCAGCTCCGCTCCATCGACGAGCAGGTCACACAGCGCCGAGCCGACCGCGAGCCGGCCGTCAGCAGCGACGCACAGAAGAAGGAGCCGCTCCGCCAACTGCCCGGCCCCGAGCGGCAGGCAACCGATGGAGCTACCGGAAACATTTCGACGCAACGACTCTCCGGGACATGGCGCACCTCACCCTCCAAGTAG
- a CDS encoding SDR family oxidoreductase codes for MNENLTGKRILVVGGAHGIGAEIVRRTGQAGADVVVATRSGPEVQIDVTDETTIARAAESLGAFDHVISTASAHHDVPVPDLEHDKIQAAFSAKVVGPLLLAKHFAPRMPADGSFLFFSGIVGWQPKPGTVVKGTANAALAALVTHLAVELAPLRVNAIAPGITDSGTWDRLPNERRRALYDRAAAASLAGRVGTLEDVTDTALWLLGAGWVTGETVHVDGGARHR; via the coding sequence ATGAACGAGAACCTGACAGGCAAGCGAATCCTGGTCGTCGGCGGGGCCCACGGTATCGGCGCTGAGATCGTCCGGCGCACCGGGCAGGCCGGCGCCGACGTCGTCGTCGCCACACGGTCTGGCCCCGAGGTCCAGATCGACGTCACCGACGAGACCACCATCGCGCGGGCCGCGGAGTCGCTCGGCGCCTTCGACCACGTGATCTCCACCGCGTCAGCTCATCATGACGTGCCGGTGCCCGACCTGGAACACGACAAGATCCAGGCCGCGTTCTCCGCCAAGGTCGTCGGCCCGCTGCTGCTGGCCAAGCACTTCGCCCCACGGATGCCTGCCGACGGATCGTTCCTGTTCTTCTCCGGCATTGTGGGCTGGCAGCCCAAGCCCGGCACCGTCGTCAAAGGTACTGCGAATGCTGCCCTGGCCGCGCTGGTCACCCACCTGGCCGTCGAGCTCGCGCCGCTGCGTGTCAACGCCATCGCGCCCGGTATCACCGACTCCGGCACCTGGGACCGGCTTCCGAACGAGCGTCGCCGTGCCTTGTACGACAGGGCCGCCGCGGCCTCCCTCGCAGGCAGGGTCGGAACGCTCGAGGACGTCACCGACACCGCCCTGTGGCTCCTGGGCGCGGGATGGGTGACGGGCGAGACCGTCCATGTCGACGGCGGCGCCCGGCACCGCTGA
- a CDS encoding GntR family transcriptional regulator gives MPGQAHKHHRIARVLADEIRAGVHTDGSRLPGEHALTQRFDVSRTTLRQALQVLGEEGLISTHAGIGSFVTFDGTPLDNRLGWTRALAEQGTELTTETLRFEEVTDQELAAELGLASSRFIALDRVRRLANGQGVSLEHSRVPATGDLSGLPERGLDGGSLSRALIAAGRITDSGEGLVSVRGLDAAEAAVLHRSPGESFLRLTQVYRAADRSVTEQVTSLLAPARFELHVRSGRGGRL, from the coding sequence ATGCCTGGACAGGCACACAAGCATCATCGCATCGCCCGCGTCCTCGCCGACGAGATCCGCGCCGGGGTCCATACAGACGGCAGCAGGCTGCCCGGGGAGCACGCGCTCACCCAGCGGTTCGACGTCAGCCGCACCACCCTGCGGCAGGCGCTCCAGGTCCTCGGTGAAGAGGGGCTGATTTCCACCCATGCCGGGATCGGCTCCTTCGTCACCTTCGACGGGACACCGCTGGACAACCGCCTCGGCTGGACCCGGGCGCTGGCCGAGCAGGGCACCGAACTGACGACCGAGACCCTCCGCTTCGAGGAGGTGACCGACCAGGAGCTGGCTGCCGAGCTGGGGCTCGCGTCGAGCAGGTTCATCGCCCTGGACCGGGTCAGACGGCTCGCCAACGGGCAGGGCGTATCGCTCGAACACAGCAGGGTCCCCGCCACTGGGGACCTCTCCGGGCTACCGGAGCGCGGACTTGACGGCGGCTCGCTCAGCCGGGCTCTGATCGCCGCGGGCCGTATCACCGACTCCGGCGAGGGCCTGGTGTCGGTCCGCGGGCTCGACGCGGCGGAAGCCGCAGTACTGCACCGCTCCCCGGGCGAGTCCTTCCTACGACTCACCCAGGTCTACCGGGCCGCCGACCGCTCGGTCACCGAGCAGGTCACCAGCCTGCTCGCCCCCGCCAGATTCGAACTGCACGTGCGCTCGGGCCGAGGAGGCCGACTGTGA
- a CDS encoding LysR family transcriptional regulator codes for MELRQLEYFVAVAEEANFTRAAARLHVVQSAVSTTIKNLERELRTPLLERTPKRVLLTDAGAALLPRAHAALDAAREAADAVGEVRGGLRGTLRLGAITTVGLIDLPVFLGEFHRRHPGVFLQTSAAPSGSHGLIEALLERRLDLAFVSGPGPRPTGITLTALATSVLDLVVPATHPLAKRHTVSITELADLDFVDFPAGYSNRTVADRAFAAASVPHRVAIEITDLTTGVAYVRNGLGVALLPRVALGKGQDVATLTVDDADLEWQFSLAAPSERTPGAAARAMIAMAHELLWQG; via the coding sequence GTGGAACTGCGCCAGCTCGAGTACTTCGTCGCCGTCGCCGAGGAAGCGAACTTCACTCGTGCCGCCGCACGGCTGCACGTGGTCCAGTCCGCGGTCTCCACCACAATCAAGAACCTCGAGCGAGAACTCCGCACGCCGCTGTTGGAACGCACCCCCAAACGCGTGCTGCTTACCGATGCCGGTGCTGCCCTGCTACCGCGCGCCCATGCCGCTCTCGACGCTGCCCGGGAGGCCGCAGACGCGGTGGGCGAGGTCCGCGGCGGACTGCGCGGCACACTGCGGCTGGGCGCGATAACCACGGTTGGGCTCATCGACCTTCCCGTGTTCCTCGGTGAATTCCACCGGCGTCATCCTGGCGTGTTCCTGCAGACCAGCGCCGCCCCCTCCGGCTCCCATGGCCTGATCGAAGCCCTCCTCGAACGGCGGCTCGACCTCGCCTTCGTTTCGGGGCCCGGACCGCGCCCGACAGGCATCACGCTGACCGCCCTCGCCACCTCGGTGCTCGACCTCGTCGTGCCGGCCACCCATCCGCTCGCGAAACGCCACACCGTGTCGATCACCGAACTGGCCGACCTCGACTTCGTCGACTTCCCCGCGGGCTACAGCAACCGGACCGTTGCCGACCGGGCCTTCGCCGCTGCCTCCGTCCCCCATCGCGTCGCCATCGAGATCACCGACCTCACCACCGGCGTGGCCTACGTCCGAAACGGCCTGGGCGTGGCGCTGCTGCCACGGGTCGCCCTCGGCAAGGGACAGGACGTCGCCACGCTGACCGTCGACGACGCCGACCTGGAATGGCAGTTTTCCCTGGCCGCTCCGTCCGAACGCACGCCCGGTGCTGCGGCACGTGCCATGATCGCGATGGCGCACGAGCTCCTCTGGCAAGGGTGA
- a CDS encoding VOC family protein codes for MVSVLQNVAIDCADAYELARFWSRVTDRPLHPEDKPGDRETQVLLAEGPVLYFNQVPESKKIKNRIHLCLRPETSREQEVERLLGLGATFVTDHRNPDGSGWAVLADPEGNEFCVLRSESDRAAMGS; via the coding sequence ATGGTTTCGGTATTGCAGAACGTGGCGATTGACTGTGCGGATGCCTACGAGCTGGCCCGGTTCTGGAGCAGAGTGACTGACCGTCCACTACACCCGGAGGACAAACCGGGTGACCGGGAGACTCAGGTGCTGCTGGCGGAGGGCCCAGTGCTGTACTTCAACCAGGTGCCCGAGTCTAAGAAGATCAAGAACCGGATCCATCTGTGTTTGCGCCCTGAGACATCGCGTGAGCAGGAGGTGGAACGGCTGCTCGGCCTCGGTGCCACCTTTGTCACCGATCATCGGAACCCCGATGGCTCTGGCTGGGCAGTCCTTGCTGACCCCGAAGGCAACGAATTCTGCGTTCTTCGCAGCGAGTCCGACCGAGCCGCGATGGGTTCCTGA
- a CDS encoding IS110 family transposase, producing the protein MTSITQSTAPCHIPADAEDVLLGVDTHKDVHAAAVITVLGAALDGRSFPATADGYRQLLDWARSFGVLRRAGVECTGSYGAALTRHLRAEGIEVTEVNQPDKAARRRHGKTDAIDAEAAARAVLTGRATAAAKTGDGPVEMLRLFKLAKGSAIKSRTQAINQLKSVLVSADSALRESPAGLSNPHLFKRCANLDTQPTSGPAGAARHTLRLLARRIRHLTEEIDDLQKRIAEAVEASTPGLLEVRGVGPDSAAALLVAAGDNPERLVSEASFAALCGTSPVEASSGKTQRRRLNRGGDRQANAALYRIVLSRLRWDDRTRDYLQRRLAEGKTRREIIRCLKRYVAREIYRLLVPSKPPADQAGSVRAAA; encoded by the coding sequence TTGACCAGCATCACGCAGTCCACCGCCCCATGTCACATTCCAGCGGACGCCGAGGACGTCCTGCTCGGCGTGGACACTCACAAGGATGTCCACGCCGCGGCCGTGATCACCGTGCTCGGCGCCGCACTGGACGGTCGCAGCTTCCCCGCGACCGCCGATGGCTATCGGCAACTCCTCGACTGGGCACGGTCGTTCGGCGTGCTGCGGCGGGCCGGGGTCGAGTGCACCGGCTCATACGGAGCCGCCCTGACCCGTCACCTGCGCGCCGAAGGCATCGAGGTGACCGAGGTCAACCAGCCTGACAAGGCCGCCCGACGCCGTCACGGCAAAACCGACGCCATCGACGCCGAAGCCGCCGCCCGCGCCGTGCTGACTGGACGAGCCACCGCTGCGGCGAAGACCGGCGATGGTCCAGTCGAGATGCTCCGGCTGTTTAAGCTGGCGAAGGGGTCCGCCATCAAGTCCAGGACTCAGGCGATCAACCAGCTCAAGAGCGTGCTGGTCTCAGCTGACTCCGCCCTCCGCGAGTCGCCGGCCGGGCTGAGCAACCCGCACCTGTTCAAGCGGTGCGCCAACCTCGACACCCAGCCCACGAGCGGGCCGGCCGGGGCCGCTCGTCACACCTTGAGGCTGCTGGCCCGCCGCATCCGGCACCTGACCGAGGAGATCGACGATCTCCAAAAGCGGATAGCCGAGGCCGTCGAGGCCAGCACGCCCGGCCTGCTGGAAGTTCGTGGCGTCGGGCCGGACAGCGCCGCTGCCCTTCTCGTCGCGGCCGGCGACAACCCTGAGCGGCTCGTCAGCGAGGCATCCTTCGCAGCTCTATGCGGCACCAGCCCGGTCGAGGCTTCCTCTGGGAAGACACAGCGCCGCAGACTGAACCGAGGCGGCGATCGCCAGGCGAACGCCGCCCTCTACCGGATCGTCCTGAGCCGTTTGCGCTGGGACGACCGCACCCGCGATTACCTGCAACGACGTCTGGCCGAGGGGAAGACGCGCCGCGAGATCATCCGCTGCCTCAAACGCTACGTCGCACGAGAGATCTACCGACTTCTCGTCCCATCGAAGCCTCCGGCTGACCAGGCAGGATCTGTCAGAGCCGCTGCTTGA
- a CDS encoding GmrSD restriction endonuclease domain-containing protein has protein sequence MAHPVVMLMLDERSKGNIDSAEVARALSYVESFLVRRILCWIPTNNLNRIFQAVPGQLPVDLSPADGLRQLLSAARRFWPTDDEVRLHVRTGRFYERGRVNQRRFLLQRLEQSYEHLEPVDFTQSKLTVEHVMPQSAGSEWLAALAQDCADGETPEELHSRLVHTLGNLTLTAVNSQLSNNPFDRKKDLLHASHLEMNRRIAGTDRWGVTEIFARADELADRVIGLWPAPVEGVSRVERGRDWGQLHQALAALPDGTWTTYGDLAALIGSSAGPVGTHLLGTPGLLNAHRVLTYDGRIVEGFEWADGHDRGDVRALLEGEGVEFTATGGALPSQRLDAEELAALLRQEEPEQEITRPSLSPAARASWQERLERFQDQLAADNPEAHVAVVRELLDFWEAVGGWVGLGTGHTYTSAFLNLDQPGTQTTV, from the coding sequence GTGGCCCACCCCGTGGTCATGCTGATGCTGGACGAACGGTCCAAGGGCAACATCGACAGCGCCGAGGTGGCACGGGCCCTGTCCTACGTGGAGAGCTTCCTGGTCCGGCGCATACTGTGCTGGATTCCCACCAACAACCTCAACCGTATCTTCCAGGCCGTTCCCGGCCAGCTGCCGGTCGACCTCTCCCCTGCCGACGGCCTGCGGCAGCTGCTGTCCGCCGCCCGCCGGTTCTGGCCCACCGACGACGAGGTCCGCCTTCACGTGCGGACCGGCCGGTTCTACGAACGTGGCCGGGTCAACCAGCGTAGGTTCCTCCTGCAACGACTCGAGCAGAGCTACGAGCACCTCGAGCCGGTGGACTTCACCCAGTCCAAGCTCACCGTCGAGCACGTGATGCCGCAGTCCGCCGGATCGGAGTGGCTGGCGGCGCTGGCCCAGGACTGCGCCGACGGCGAGACGCCGGAAGAATTGCACAGCCGCCTGGTCCACACGCTGGGCAACCTCACCCTGACCGCCGTCAACTCCCAGTTGTCCAACAATCCCTTTGATCGCAAGAAGGACCTGCTGCACGCCAGCCATCTGGAGATGAACCGGCGGATCGCCGGCACCGACCGCTGGGGGGTCACCGAGATCTTCGCAAGGGCCGATGAACTCGCCGACCGGGTGATCGGCCTGTGGCCCGCCCCGGTGGAAGGCGTCTCCCGGGTGGAACGCGGCCGTGACTGGGGCCAGTTGCACCAGGCGCTCGCCGCCCTGCCGGATGGAACCTGGACCACCTACGGCGACCTCGCCGCGCTCATCGGCTCCAGCGCCGGACCGGTCGGCACGCACCTGCTGGGCACCCCTGGCCTGCTCAACGCCCACCGCGTGCTCACCTACGACGGACGGATAGTCGAGGGCTTCGAGTGGGCCGATGGACACGACCGCGGCGACGTACGGGCCCTGTTGGAGGGCGAAGGTGTGGAATTCACCGCCACCGGCGGCGCCCTTCCCTCCCAGCGGCTCGATGCGGAGGAACTGGCAGCGCTGCTCCGGCAGGAAGAGCCCGAACAGGAGATCACTCGCCCCAGCCTTTCACCCGCCGCCCGGGCCTCCTGGCAGGAGCGCTTGGAACGCTTCCAGGACCAGCTGGCAGCCGACAACCCAGAAGCACACGTTGCCGTCGTCCGTGAACTTTTGGACTTCTGGGAGGCTGTCGGCGGCTGGGTCGGCCTCGGTACCGGACACACCTACACCAGTGCCTTCCTCAACCTCGATCAGCCGGGCACCCAAACCACCGTCTAG
- the fabV gene encoding enoyl-[acyl-carrier-protein] reductase FabV, translated as MSERVIAPKSRGFLFLDSHPGGCRQLVDEMWQAVPAPVTAGGEGPVALVIGSSAGYGLAATIAGLARVGIRGIGVCFEKAPARRTGTAGWYRTAATARLAQQHGRDMVFLNGDAFSDTVKEQVADLLAERFGGRLDFLIYSVAAPRRTDPDTGNVYASVLKPIGSPYTTKTLVFDEHGAPEVKEVTTAPAEDDDIEQTMAVMGGTDWERWITFLADRSLLADGFATAALSYIGSPLTAAIYRQGTIGAAKSHLEATARTLDERLAKTVGGRAVTSVNAAAVTQSSTAIPGIALYVGLLRGVLGDAMVAPIGQLAELWDQLTGARPLDLDDEGRVRLDTWELDPVVQNAVAERWSTATSDTITELADLDWFSDEVRRLYGFSVPGVDYTAAVETDVPWPTLTI; from the coding sequence GTGAGCGAACGCGTCATTGCGCCCAAGAGCCGGGGCTTCCTGTTCCTCGACTCCCATCCTGGCGGCTGCCGACAGCTGGTGGACGAGATGTGGCAGGCCGTCCCCGCCCCGGTCACCGCCGGGGGCGAAGGGCCGGTGGCTCTGGTCATCGGCTCGTCCGCCGGGTATGGCCTGGCCGCTACGATCGCGGGCCTGGCCCGTGTCGGTATCCGTGGCATCGGCGTGTGCTTCGAGAAGGCGCCCGCCCGGCGCACCGGCACGGCCGGCTGGTATCGCACCGCCGCCACCGCCCGCCTCGCCCAACAGCACGGGCGGGACATGGTCTTCCTCAATGGCGATGCGTTCAGCGACACGGTGAAGGAGCAGGTTGCCGACCTCCTCGCCGAGCGGTTCGGGGGACGACTCGACTTCCTGATCTACTCGGTGGCCGCGCCTCGTCGCACCGACCCGGACACCGGCAACGTGTATGCCTCGGTGCTCAAGCCGATCGGCTCGCCATACACCACCAAGACCCTCGTCTTCGACGAGCACGGTGCCCCGGAGGTGAAGGAGGTCACCACCGCGCCGGCCGAGGACGACGACATCGAGCAGACCATGGCGGTGATGGGCGGCACCGACTGGGAACGGTGGATCACGTTCCTGGCCGACCGGTCCCTGCTCGCCGACGGCTTCGCCACCGCCGCCCTGTCCTACATCGGCTCGCCGCTCACCGCGGCGATCTACCGGCAGGGCACCATCGGCGCCGCAAAATCCCATCTGGAAGCCACCGCACGCACGTTGGACGAGCGCCTCGCCAAGACCGTGGGCGGCCGGGCCGTGACCTCGGTCAACGCCGCTGCCGTCACCCAGTCCTCCACCGCCATCCCCGGTATCGCCCTGTACGTCGGGCTGCTGCGTGGCGTCCTCGGCGATGCCATGGTGGCCCCGATCGGTCAACTGGCGGAGCTGTGGGACCAGCTGACCGGCGCTCGCCCCCTAGACCTCGACGACGAGGGCCGGGTCCGCCTCGACACATGGGAACTCGACCCCGTCGTGCAGAACGCCGTCGCCGAACGCTGGAGCACCGCCACCAGCGACACCATCACCGAACTCGCCGACCTCGACTGGTTCAGCGACGAAGTCCGCCGCCTCTACGGCTTCTCTGTCCCCGGCGTCGATTACACCGCCGCCGTCGAAACCGACGTCCCCTGGCCCACTCTCACCATCTGA
- a CDS encoding SsgA family sporulation/cell division regulator — protein MTSCVDHMLDMELASPLGERILVPTHLLYRSLDPLAVQLLFQDGLQGLVPWVFARDLLAAGTRTLSGDGDVQVWPDGFGPEALLHLLLSSPHGSAHLTAPLPAIERWLHCTYQLVPAARETEALDLETHLAQFLDGAT, from the coding sequence ATGACCAGTTGCGTAGATCACATGCTCGACATGGAGCTCGCGTCCCCTCTGGGTGAGCGGATCCTCGTGCCGACCCACCTGCTCTACAGGTCACTGGACCCGCTCGCCGTTCAGCTCCTCTTCCAGGACGGGCTCCAGGGCCTGGTCCCGTGGGTCTTCGCGCGCGACCTTCTCGCCGCAGGGACCCGGACCCTCAGCGGGGACGGCGACGTGCAGGTCTGGCCCGACGGGTTCGGCCCCGAGGCGCTCCTGCACCTCCTGCTGTCCTCCCCCCACGGATCCGCCCACCTCACGGCCCCGCTCCCGGCGATCGAGCGGTGGCTGCACTGCACGTACCAGCTCGTGCCCGCCGCCAGGGAAACCGAGGCACTGGACCTCGAAACCCACCTCGCCCAGTTCCTGGATGGAGCAACCTGA
- a CDS encoding cold-shock protein — protein MASGTVKWFNSEKGFGFIAQDGGGPDVFAHYSNINANGFRELQEGQAVTFDITQGQKGPQAENITVA, from the coding sequence ATGGCCAGCGGAACCGTCAAGTGGTTCAACTCGGAAAAGGGTTTCGGCTTCATCGCCCAGGACGGCGGTGGGCCGGACGTCTTCGCGCACTACTCCAACATCAATGCGAACGGCTTCCGTGAGCTCCAGGAAGGCCAGGCCGTGACCTTCGACATCACCCAGGGCCAGAAGGGCCCGCAGGCGGAGAACATCACGGTCGCCTGA
- a CDS encoding FUSC family protein — protein MERAPLTMPGPIPRLVGRLRTKRADHVVHGAKTLIAALLTWGIVAPWSTGGRPYMAVATALLMVNASTVYQSVTKAAQNVVARVAGLVLALAAAQLLGPTAGAVAVIAVIAVLAGPRRTAEDRLQIASTAVIALAATTAGPMGSLISPALQTLTGAAVGIAVNALVLPPLYLNESDSAVRDLARSMGTLLHDMGTGLSRRHLTSKAHTWLHQARSLDDRLIRAEEQVRQANESLRWNTRCVAHTRRKETSAFNDDDTFRALRGVSLQVRGIARTLADNAHDNHADHHLGHQFLDQYAETLQLAGAAVQTFAEPTPAASSPDTSPRVRLRGTIDGTLAWHDTMTDMIARGTLTKPGAWHVYGSLMTDAERLLADLDRTDTR, from the coding sequence TTGGAACGCGCGCCCTTGACGATGCCGGGGCCGATACCCCGCCTCGTCGGCCGGCTCCGCACCAAGCGGGCGGACCATGTGGTGCACGGCGCCAAAACCCTCATCGCGGCACTGCTCACCTGGGGCATCGTGGCCCCTTGGTCCACCGGGGGCCGGCCCTACATGGCCGTCGCCACGGCTCTGCTCATGGTCAACGCGTCCACGGTCTACCAGTCCGTGACCAAAGCGGCACAAAATGTAGTGGCCAGGGTCGCCGGGCTGGTCCTCGCCCTCGCGGCAGCCCAACTGCTGGGACCGACCGCGGGCGCCGTCGCGGTCATCGCGGTCATCGCGGTCCTGGCAGGACCCCGCCGCACCGCTGAGGACCGACTCCAGATCGCCTCCACCGCAGTCATCGCACTGGCCGCCACCACAGCCGGTCCCATGGGCAGTCTCATATCCCCCGCACTCCAGACACTCACCGGCGCGGCCGTGGGCATCGCGGTGAACGCCCTCGTCCTGCCACCGCTCTACCTGAACGAGTCCGATTCCGCCGTACGCGACCTCGCCCGCTCCATGGGCACACTGCTGCACGACATGGGCACCGGCCTCTCCCGGCGACACCTCACCTCGAAGGCCCACACCTGGCTGCACCAGGCGCGCAGCTTGGACGACCGCCTCATCCGTGCCGAGGAACAGGTGAGGCAGGCCAACGAGAGCCTGCGGTGGAACACACGCTGTGTCGCGCACACGCGGCGCAAGGAGACGTCGGCCTTCAACGACGACGACACGTTCAGGGCCTTGCGCGGCGTGTCGCTCCAGGTACGCGGAATCGCACGGACCCTCGCCGACAACGCGCACGACAACCACGCCGATCACCACCTGGGGCACCAGTTCCTCGACCAGTACGCCGAAACCCTCCAGCTGGCAGGAGCAGCCGTTCAGACATTCGCCGAACCCACCCCGGCAGCCAGTTCACCGGACACGTCCCCTCGCGTACGCCTGCGCGGAACGATCGACGGCACACTGGCCTGGCACGACACCATGACCGACATGATCGCCCGGGGCACCCTCACCAAACCGGGCGCCTGGCACGTCTACGGCTCACTCATGACCGACGCGGAAAGACTGCTGGCCGACCTCGACCGCACAGACACGCGCTGA
- a CDS encoding tautomerase family protein, with amino-acid sequence MSRNQEIADACWRAHRTLEDNRKVTATINRLVAEALDISPDDIFISLIPVSNENFSFGRGELQLAEDAPHW; translated from the coding sequence GTGTCGCGCAATCAGGAAATCGCGGATGCTTGCTGGCGGGCACATCGAACACTGGAGGACAATCGCAAGGTGACCGCCACGATCAACAGGCTGGTCGCCGAGGCGCTCGATATCTCCCCCGACGACATCTTCATCTCCCTGATTCCGGTGTCGAACGAGAACTTCTCGTTCGGACGAGGGGAGCTGCAATTGGCCGAAGACGCGCCGCACTGGTGA